GGCGGCGGGCCGGATCAGCGCCTGCGCCCGGAGTACACCGGGGAGGCGGCGGCGATCAGCACCGCGGCGACGCCCACCTGCAGCAGGTGCCGCAGCCAGTCGATTCCGCCGGTGTGCCGCACACCGAGGTACGAGGCCAGCGTGTTGCCGAGCACCGCGCCGACCACACCGATCAGCACGGTCAGCCACAGCGGCACGGGCTGACGGCCCGGCAGCACCAGCTTGGCCAGCAGGCCGACCACCAGACCGGCGACCAGCGCCCAGAGGATCGTCATCGCTGAACCTCTCCTTCGTCCGTCGTCACCCCGGCCACCGGCCCGGCCCGCCGAGGGCCGGTCCGTCCGGGGACGGGGGTCGTCTGCCCCGAGCCGCCCGCTCCATTCCCCCCCGGTCCCCCTGAGTCCCCCGGGTCCCCCGGGTTCCGCCTCGGCCTGCGCACGGGCACCCGACCGGGAGGGCGGCTCAGTCCCGGCCCGGCGGCCGGGCCGCGGCGGGACGGCCGCGGCGCCGGGCCCCGGCCCGCAGCGCGCGGCGCTCGTCCTCGGTCAGCCCGCCCCAGATGCCGTACCGCTCGTCGGCGGCCAGCGCGTACTCCAGGCACTGGCCGCGCACCGGGCAGCGTGTGCAGACGCGCTTCGCCGCCGCCTCCCGCTCCTGGCTCCGCTCGCCGCGCTCCCCGGCCTGGTGGAAGAACAGCGCGGCGTCCTTCCCCCGGCAGGCGGCGCGGCGCTGCCAGGCCCAGCCCCCGGTGTACCGCCGGGTCCGGTGCTCCTCGGTCTCCATCGGTGCTCCTCTCCCGGGGCGGGTCACAGCCCCTCGTAGTACCGGCGCTCCTCGACGACCTCGTCGGCCGGGCGGCCGACCGGCCGGCGCCGGCGCAGCGCGCTCGCGTACACGACCACGCCGAGCAGGCCGGCCGCCATCAGCACCCAGCCGACGGTGTCGAGGTCGACACCCGAGAGGTGCCAGTCCACCGCGAAGGCGAGAATCGCGCCGATCGCGAACAGGATGATGCATCCGCCGATGCCCATGGGATCTCCTCCGTCGTCACTGCCGCGGTCCGCCGTGGGTGGCGGGCCGACGGCGCGTCTACCCCCGCTCGCCGCCGGCACCCGGGGTGTGCCGCGATTCGGCTCGGGCGGATCCGGGCCCGGCGGGCATGTCCGCGCGCCGCCGGGACAGACGGTCTGACGGACGGTCACCGCCCGGTGGGCGTCGGTGCGACACGGAGGTGGCGAGCGATGGCGCGGGTCGAGCAGTCCGTCCAGGTCGGGGTCCCGGTGCCGGTGGCCTACCGGCAGTGGACACGGGTGGAGGAGTTCCCGCTCTTCGTGCGGGGTGTGCTGCGGGTCGAACGGCCGGAGTCCGGGCTCACCCGCTGGACGGTCCGGACCGGCGGCGCGATACGGGAGTTCGACGCCCGGGTCACCGAGCGGATCGAGGACGAGCGGATCGCCTGGGCGTCCGTCACCGGCGACCTCCGGCAGACCGGCGTGGTGACCTTCCACCGGCTGGACGAGCGGCGGACCACCGTGATGCTGCAACTGGACGTCCGGCCGGGCCGGTTGGCCGACCGGCTGGCCGTCGTCCTCGGCTTCACCCACCGCCGGGTGCTGGACGGCCTGCTCGGCTTCAAGGAGTTCGCCGAGGCGCAGGCCGCGCGGCAGCGCCGCTGAGCGGGCCCGCGCGGACCGGGCGGTGCCGGCCACCGCCCGGTCCGCGCGCGGGCGGCTCAGCCGTGGACGGGGTCGAGGGCCACCCGGGGCAGCGCCTCCGGGTGCTGCTCGCGCAGGTAGCCGATCAGCCGTTCCCGGATCCAGCAGCGGAGTTCGAAGGCGTCGGCGGCGTTGCGGGCCGTCATCAGGGCCCGCACCACGATGGTGCTCGGCGTGGTGTCGACGACCTGCAGGGCGCTGCCCTCGCCGTCCCACCACGCGCATTCCTTCAGCAGTCGCTCGAACTCGGCGCGCAGCTCGCCGACGGGCGTGCGGTGGTCGAGGTGGAGCAGCGCCGTGCCGGTGATGGCCGGGTCGCGCCGGGACCAGTTCTCGAAGGGCTTGCCGACGAAGTACGAGACCGGCATGACGATGCGCCGCTGGTCCCAGGTGGCGATGACGACGTAGGTGAGGGTGATCTCCTCGACCGTCCCCCAGTCGCCCGCGACGACCACCTCGTCGCCGAGCCGCACCATGTCGCCGAACGCCAGCTGCACGCCGGCGAACAGGTTGGCCAGGGTGCTCTGCGCAGCCACACCGACCACCAGGCCGAGGATGCCCGCCGAGGCGAGCAGGCTGGCGCCGACGGAGCGGACGGCCGGAAAGGTCATCAGGGCGGCCGCCAGGGCGACCACGGCGATGCCGGCGCTCGACAGCCGGCGCAGCATGCCGGTCTGGGTGCGGACGCGGCGGATCCGCGCCGGGTCGCGCCGCTCGGTGGCGTACCGGGCGAACGAGGTGTCGATCAGCAGCGCCACGACCCGGGTCAGCAGCCAGGCGCCGGCCGCCAGGACGAGCAGCACCAGGCCGTGCCGCAGCGGCCCGCGGGCGGGCTCCGGCAGGCCGGCGGCCGGTTCGGCGGCGAGCAGCAGCAGGCCGGCGAGGGTCAGCAGCGCGGGCACCCGGCACGGCTGCAGCAGGGTACGGAGCCGGCCCGCCGCCGGGCGTCTCGCCAGCACCAGCACCGTGCGGTCCAGCAGCAGGATCGCGAGCAGTGCGGCGGCGGCGACCGCGACGGGCCTCAGGGCGGTCCACACGGGCATGGTCCTCCGTTGACGGGGTCGGACGGCGGTGTACGGACGGCGGTGTACGACGCTCCGTCAGGACGCCAGCAGATGGTCCAGGACACCGCGGTAGTCGCGCAGCGCGAGCCGCAGCTCCTCCGTCCCGGCGTCCGGCCCGGCCGGTGTGCCCGGCCCGGTGTGCAGCCCCTCCCGGCGGCGGCGCACCGCCTCGGCGACCAAGTCGGCCGCCCGGGCGACCAGTTCGTCGGCCTGCCGGACCGCCTCCGCCGGGTCGTCGACGAACCCGGCCTGCACGGCGTCCCACTCGGCCGAGACGGTCGCCACCTGCCTCGGGTCGAGCCAGCCGCCGAACCCGTCCTCGGCCGGCCCGCCCGCCGCCGGGGCGGGGAGGTCCGCCCCGGCGACGTCCGCCCGCGGCGAGGAGGCGTCCGGCTGGCGGGGGAAGGGCACCCGTCGGGCCTGCGCGTGGCCCTCCGGCCTCTGGTGCTCGGTGTCGCTCGATCGGTCCTCGGTCATGTCACTCCTCGCAGAAGATCGGTTGGAAGGATCAGGGCTTGACGGCCCGTCGGCCGGGTGCCGGGACGGCGCCCGGCGGGCGGGTGCCGAGGGCCCTCGTGGTCAGCATCTTCGTCGGGGCGGTCCCGGGTGCGGGCCGCTCGGCGGGGGCCGGGTGGTCGCGGCCGAGGACGTCCAGGGTGAGGGCGCGGACCGCCAGGAGCGCGGTGCGCAGGTCCTCGGTGCCCGCGGTCGCACCCTCGGTGCGGCCGAGGGTCTCGCGGGCCGTCCGGTACGCGCCGAGCAGTGGTGTGTGGTCGACGGACAGCACCTCGATCCGGCCGGAGGACGGGTAGCCGATGCGGTCGAGCAGGGCCTGCAGGGTCCGTTCGGCCTCGGCGGCGGCGCGCGGCGGGTCGTCGACGAAGAGCACCTGAAGTCCTCGGACCGAGGTCGTGACCTTCTCCCGCTCGGCCGCGGGGAGGCCGGTCAGCCGCAGTCGGCGGCGGAGCGCGAGCCGGTCGGCGAGTTCGCGGTCGGTGCGGCGGACGTCTCCGCCATGGCTGCGCAGGGTGCGCTCGTACTCGGGCCCGAACCGCGTCCGCAGGCCGCGGGTGCGCAGCCGCCGGCGGACGAGGGGCGCTGCGGCCGCCGCGGAGGCGCAGAGCAGGACCACGAGGAGGACGGCCACGGTGGGCATGGGCTCTCTCCTTCCGGTGGGGTCCGGGCCCGAGGCGGTGTCCCGGACGTGCTTCCGGCGGTACCGCCTTGCCGCTGACGGCGCGGGCAAACCCCCCTCCGGGGACGCTTTGATGACGAACCGTCGGCCGGCGGGCAGTGATCGGCCGCGCCCGTCCCGCATGGACCTCTGCCGGCGGGGCAGGTGCCGGTGGGCGGGCATCGGCCCGGTTCGCGCAGGAGCGGAGGGACGCAGCATGGTGGAGACGATCGAACGGCACACGGCCGCGCGGATATGCGGGTCCCGTCCCCGGCGGGTCCGGGTGGTGCTGCGGTACCGGACGGACGACCCGTTCGCCGTCGCGCTGTGCTTCCCGGGGCCGGCGCGCCTGTCGGAGACGCTGGTCGTCGAGGACGGCGGCGCGGTGGACGACGGCCCGCGGTGGACGGTCGGCCGCGACCTGCTGGCGGAGGGCCGCCACGGCAGCACCGGCCAGGGCGACCTGTGCGTCCGGCCGGACGAGGACGGCGGGGTACTGCTGGAGTGGCGCTGCCCCGGGGCCGGGGCGTCCGTCCGGCTGGGGTCAGCGGAACTCGGCGCCTTCCTGGACTGCACCTACCGGGCGGTGCCGGCCGGCTGCGAGTCGGCCTTCGTGGACTGGCCGCACACCCCGGAGGAGTTCCTGCGGCGCATCGTCTGACACCCCTTCAGGGCGCTGGCGGGCCCCACGCCCCAGTGCCCCGTGGTCGGGGCGGCGGCCCCGGCACCAGGTGCACCGTGGTCGGGGCGGCGGCCCCGGCACCAGGTGCACCGTGCAGAACGCCCGTACCCGCGGTTCCCCGGTGGGCCGGGTCGCGGGTACGGGCGAGCGGTGCGGATGCCGGGACGGCCGGCGGTGTCAGGCCTCGGCGCCGAGCATCCCCTCGCGCAGGCGGGAGAGGATCCGGGCCAGCAGGCGGGAGACCTGCATCTGGGAGACGCCGAGGCGGGCGCCGATGTCGGCCTGGGTCATGTCGTCGACGAAGCGCATGTGCAGGATGGCCCGGTCCCGTTCGGCGAGGGCCGCGACCAGCGGCTTGAGCGCCTGCAGGTTCTCGACCTTCTCCAGCCCGGGGTCGTGCCGTCCGAGGCGCCGCAGCAGGGAGCCGTCGCCGTCGTCGTCGCTGCCGAGGTCGAGCGAGCCGGCGGTGTGGGCGTTGCGCGCGATCATGCCCTCCACCACGTCGCCCTCGGTGATCTCCAGGTGGGCGGCGAGTTCGGCGACGGTGGCCGGGCGGCCGAGGTCCTGTTCCAGCCGGTCGCTCGCCTTGGCGAGGGCCAGCCGCAGTTCCTGGAGGCGGCGGGGCACGTGGACGGCCCAGGTGGCGTCCCGGAAGAAGCGCTTGATCTCGCCGAGGACGGTGGGCACCGCGAGCGTCACGAACTCGAGGCCGCGGTCCGGGTCGAACCGGTCGATCGCCTTGATCAGGCCGACCGTGCCCACCTGCACGATGTCGTCCATCGGCTCGCCGCTCTGCCGGAACCGCCGGGCGACGTACCGGACGAGCGAGAGGTTGAGCTCGACGAGCGTGCCGCGGACGTACGAGTACTCGGCGGTGCCCTCCTCCAACCTCCGCAGCCGGGCGAACAGGGCCGACGAGAGGACCTTGGCGTCGGCCGGGGCGACCGCCGACGGGTCCTCGACCAGCCGCCGGACCGGCGCCGCGGCCGGCACGGCGACGCCCTCGGAGCCTGCGCCCGCCGCGGTCGCTCCGGGTGCGATGGTCGACCCTTCACTCATCACTGCCATGGCCATTCCTTCCGTGGGTGCGTCGGCGGCTCGCATGCCCGGGGTCCGGGCGCTCACCCCCCTGCCCCGGGATCCTCCACGCAAGAGTGCCGACGACTGCACGGGCCCTTCACATGCGGCATGGTTCGTCCACCTCCGGCGAGGGGTGGACGGCTCCCCCCGGGCGGCGGGCGAAAACAGTGCGCAAGCGCTGCGCCTGGTGGCCGCCGGGGACGCGGCTGAAGACTCTCGGCAGGGCCCGGCGGGCGGCGGCAGCCCGTCGGCCGCCGGGCCTTCTCGGCACCGCTGCGCTGCGCTGCCGGGGAGGCCGGCACATGACTCACCGTCCGCGGACGGACCCGACGCCGCGCTTGTGGCCGGGCGCGTGGAACGGGCCCGGGGCATCCGCTGCCCGGGCCCGTGCATCCACCGCCGGCGCGGCCCGCCGGGCGGTGCCGCTCCGTGGACCGGCGGGTGGGCCTGCGCTCGTTCCAGCCTCCGCCCGACGGGCGGCGCGGTCCACCCGCAGCGTTCGTGCAGCGCCGGCCCGCGCAGCCTCCGCCCGTCGCGCGCCCCTGCTGGCCTGCCTAGGGCACGGTCTCGGCCGGCCGGTCGCGCTGCAGCAGGCCGACGACGGAGAGCGCGCCCCAGCCGAGGGAGACCACGAGTGCCGCGGCCCGGTGCCGTCCGGTCGGCAGTCCGGCGGAGACCGGGGTGACGCCGGACAGCAGGGCGGCGTCACCGAGGTCGGCGGCGATCCGCAGCAGGGCGGCCGTGCGGAGGCTGCGGTCGTCCGGGGCGAGCAGCATCGCCAGGCCGCAGGCGGCGTCGCGGAGGGCCAGCGGGGCGATGCAGACGGCGACCGGCTGCGGGACGGTGCCGTCCGGCGCGGCGAGGCCGGAGGGCCGGGCCAGCAGGACGGGGCGGCGGGTGACGGCAAGGCCGTACACGGCGGTGGCGGCGCCGGTGAGGCGCAGGAGGGTGCGGTTCATATGGAGGTCCCTACCCAGGGGCCGGGTGTCGTGCGCGGCGCGTACGGCCGAACGGAGAGGAGCCGGTGAGGTGGGCTCGGTGGATGTCGTGGTGGTCGGGGCCGGGCTGGCGGGGCTGGCGTGCGCCCGCGACCTGGTGGCGGGCGGTCTGGAGGTGGCGGTCCTGGAGGTGGCGGCCCTGGAGGCGTCCGACGGGGTCGGCGGCCGGATGCGGACGGATCTGGTGAGCGGTTTCCGGCTGGACCGCGGCTTCCAGGTGTTCAACACGTCGTATCCGCAGGTGCGGCGGCGGATCGATCTGCGGGCGCTGCGGCTGCACCCGTTCACCCCGGGGTTCGTCCTGGCGGGCGACCGGGTGCGGCGGTGGTTCGTGGATCCGACGCGGCGCCCGGATCTGGCCGGCGATCTGCTGCCGGGCCGGCTGGCGCCGTTCCGGGACACCGTGGCGCTCGGGCTGCTGAGTGCCCGTGACATGGTGCTCCCGGCCGCGCTGCTGCGGCGCGGCCGGGACGTGTCGACCGGCGCCGCGCTGGCCTCGGCCGGCCTCTCGCCGGGAACGGTGGACGGGGTGCTGCGGCCGTTCCTCGCCGGGGTGTTCCTGGAGGAGGGGCTGGAGACCTCCGGCCGGGTGTTCCACCTGGTGTGGCGGAGCCTGCTGCGCGGCACGCTCTGCCTGCCGGAGTTCGGGATCGGCGCGGTGCCGGAGCAGTTGGCGGCGGGCCTGCCGCCGGGCACGGTGCGGCTGGAGTCGCCGGTGGAGGAGCTGACGGCGGACGGGGTGCTGCTCGCGGACGGCACGGAGCTGCCCGCCGGGCGGACGGTGGTGGCGACCGAGGCCCCGGAGGCGGCGCGGCTGCTGCCGGGGCTGGCCGCCGGGCCGCTCGGTGACGACGCTGTACCACGCGGCGCCGGTCTCCCCGCTGGCCGAGCCGACGCTGCTGGTGGACGCGGACGGCCCGGTGCTGAACAGCGTGGTGCTGTCCGAGGTGGTGCCCGGGTGTTCGGGCGACGGTCGGGCCCTGATGGCGACCTCGGTGCTCGGCCCGGCCCGGGAGCCGCGGGTACGGGCCCGCTGGCCGAGCTGTACCGGGTGGGCACGGGCGGCTGGGAGCACCTTGCGGACCGCGCCGTCCCCTACGCGCTGCCCGCGATGCCGGCCCCGCACCCGCTGACCCGGCCGGCCGCGCTCGGCGGCGGCCGGTACGTCTGCGGGACCACCGCGGCACCGGGTCGGTGCAGGGCGCTCGGCCTCCGGGGCACGGGCAGCACGGGAGGTGCTGGCGGACGCGGCCGGGGCGGTCACGGCGGGGCCCTGACAAGAAGAAGGGCAAACGGGATAACCCACCGCTTGCCACTCTCAAGGTATAGCGCACAGGGGGTCTTGCGGCAAGGCCCCCGTC
This genomic window from Streptomyces sp. TLI_235 contains:
- a CDS encoding WhiB family redox-sensing transcriptional regulator yields the protein METEEHRTRRYTGGWAWQRRAACRGKDAALFFHQAGERGERSQEREAAAKRVCTRCPVRGQCLEYALAADERYGIWGGLTEDERRALRAGARRRGRPAAARPPGRD
- a CDS encoding transglycosylase associated protein produces the protein MTILWALVAGLVVGLLAKLVLPGRQPVPLWLTVLIGVVGAVLGNTLASYLGVRHTGGIDWLRHLLQVGVAAVLIAAASPVYSGRRR
- a CDS encoding sporulation and cell division protein SsgA, with translation MVETIERHTAARICGSRPRRVRVVLRYRTDDPFAVALCFPGPARLSETLVVEDGGAVDDGPRWTVGRDLLAEGRHGSTGQGDLCVRPDEDGGVLLEWRCPGAGASVRLGSAELGAFLDCTYRAVPAGCESAFVDWPHTPEEFLRRIV
- a CDS encoding mechanosensitive ion channel-like protein yields the protein MWTALRPVAVAAAALLAILLLDRTVLVLARRPAAGRLRTLLQPCRVPALLTLAGLLLLAAEPAAGLPEPARGPLRHGLVLLVLAAGAWLLTRVVALLIDTSFARYATERRDPARIRRVRTQTGMLRRLSSAGIAVVALAAALMTFPAVRSVGASLLASAGILGLVVGVAAQSTLANLFAGVQLAFGDMVRLGDEVVVAGDWGTVEEITLTYVVIATWDQRRIVMPVSYFVGKPFENWSRRDPAITGTALLHLDHRTPVGELRAEFERLLKECAWWDGEGSALQVVDTTPSTIVVRALMTARNAADAFELRCWIRERLIGYLREQHPEALPRVALDPVHG
- a CDS encoding flavin-dependent amine oxidoreductase; protein product: MGSVDVVVVGAGLAGLACARDLVAGGLEVAVLEVAALEASDGVGGRMRTDLVSGFRLDRGFQVFNTSYPQVRRRIDLRALRLHPFTPGFVLAGDRVRRWFVDPTRRPDLAGDLLPGRLAPFRDTVALGLLSARDMVLPAALLRRGRDVSTGAALASAGLSPGTVDGVLRPFLAGVFLEEGLETSGRVFHLVWRSLLRGTLCLPEFGIGAVPEQLAAGLPPGTVRLESPVEELTADGVLLADGTELPAGRTVVATEAPEAARLLPGLAAGPLGDDAVPRGAGLPAGRADAAGGRGRPGAEQRGAVRGGARVFGRRSGPDGDLGARPGPGAAGTGPLAELYRVGTGGWEHLADRAVPYALPAMPAPHPLTRPAALGGGRYVCGTTAAPGRCRALGLRGTGSTGGAGGRGRGGHGGALTRRRANGITHRLPLSRYSAQGVLRQGPRRTAQSLI
- a CDS encoding polyketide cyclase/dehydrase/lipid transport protein, coding for MARVEQSVQVGVPVPVAYRQWTRVEEFPLFVRGVLRVERPESGLTRWTVRTGGAIREFDARVTERIEDERIAWASVTGDLRQTGVVTFHRLDERRTTVMLQLDVRPGRLADRLAVVLGFTHRRVLDGLLGFKEFAEAQAARQRR
- a CDS encoding RNA polymerase sigma-B factor, producing the protein MAVMSEGSTIAPGATAAGAGSEGVAVPAAAPVRRLVEDPSAVAPADAKVLSSALFARLRRLEEGTAEYSYVRGTLVELNLSLVRYVARRFRQSGEPMDDIVQVGTVGLIKAIDRFDPDRGLEFVTLAVPTVLGEIKRFFRDATWAVHVPRRLQELRLALAKASDRLEQDLGRPATVAELAAHLEITEGDVVEGMIARNAHTAGSLDLGSDDDGDGSLLRRLGRHDPGLEKVENLQALKPLVAALAERDRAILHMRFVDDMTQADIGARLGVSQMQVSRLLARILSRLREGMLGAEA